A region from the Aegilops tauschii subsp. strangulata cultivar AL8/78 chromosome 5, Aet v6.0, whole genome shotgun sequence genome encodes:
- the LOC109743532 gene encoding uncharacterized protein, translating into MDPCPFVRVLVGNLALRMPVAPPAAGAGAGVHPSTSPCYIKIRLGKMACQTAAAPLVLSDAAAEQPPSGALAAAFHLSKADLEWFARKPSLFSPSRGAATLKVSVYAGRKGTTCGVSSGRLLGKATISLDLKGAEAKPAVLHSGWISVGRRGAGGKGGGSAAAELSLTVRAEPDPRFVFEFDGEPECSPQVMQVRGSMKQPMFTCKFGCRTNSDLRRSVAQTEREAAGKERKGWSVTVHDLSGSPVALASMVTPFVASPGTDRVSRSNPGAWLILRPAGDGAWEPWGRLECWRERGGAGSSDSLGYRFDLLVPGVDHAVPIADSTIAASKGGKFALDLTAAQPLSRGSTPGCSPRGSGDFSQWPLGNYRGFVMSASVEGEGRCSKPTVEVGVAHVGCAEDAAAFVALAAAVDLSMDACRLFSHKLRKELSHLRSDVLR; encoded by the coding sequence ATGGACCCGTGCCCGTTCGTGCGGGTGCTGGTCGGCAACCTCGCCCTCAGAATGCCGGTggccccgcccgccgccggcgccggcgccggcgtccACCCCTCCACCTCGCCCTGCTACATCAAGATCCGCCTCGGCAAGATGGCCTGCcagaccgccgccgccccgctcgtgctctccgacgccgccgccgagcaGCCCCCGTCCGGCGCCCTCGCCGCGGCCTTCCACCTCTCCAAGGCCGATTTGGAGTGGTTCGCCCGCAAGCCCTCGCTCTTCTCCCCCTCCCGCGGGGCCGCCACGCTCAAGGTGTCCGTCTACGCCGGCCGCAAGGGGACTACATGTGGCGTCAGCTCCGGGCGGCTGCTCGGGAAGGCCACCATCTCGCTGGATCTCAAGGGCGCCGAGGCCAAGCCCGCGGTGCTGCACAGCGGCTGGATTTCCGTCGGGAGGCGCGGGGCTGGCGGCAAGGGCGGCGGGTCCGCGGCCGCGGAGCTCAGCCTCACCGTCCGCGCCGAGCCCGACCCGCGGTTCGTGTTCGAGTTCGACGGCGAGCCGGAGTGCAGCCCGCAGGTGATGCAGGTCCGGGGCAGCATGAAGCAGCCCATGTTCACCTGCAAGTTCGGCTGCCGCACCAACAGCGACCTGCGGAGGTCCGTCGCGCAGACGGAGCGGGAGGCGGCCGGGAAGGAGCGCAAGGGGTGGTCCGTCACGGTGCACGACCTCTCGGGCTCCCCCGTCGCGCTCGCCTCCATGGTGACCCCGTTCGTGGCCTCGCCGGGGACGGACCGCGTGAGCCGCTCCAACCCGGGCGCGTGGCTCATCCTCCGGCCCGCGGGCGACGGCGCGTGGGAGCCGTGGGGCCGCCTCGAGTGCTGGCGGGAGCGCGGCGGGGCTGGGTCGTCCGACAGCCTCGGCTACCGCTTCGACCTCCTCGTCCCCGGCGTGGACCACGCCGTCCCCATCGCGGACTCCACCATCGCCGCGTCCAAGGGCGGCAAGTTCGCGCTCGACCTGACCGCCGCGCAGCCGCTGAGCCGGGGGAGCACCCCGGGCTGCAGCCCGCGTGGCAGCGGCGACTTCAGCCAGTGGCCTCTGGGGAACTACCGCGGCTTTGTCATGTCAGCCTCGGTGGAAGGCGAGGGTCGGTGCAGCAAGCCCACGGTGGAGGTCGGGGTGGCGCACGTCGGGTGCGCGGAGGACGCGGCGGCGTTCGTGGCCCTGGCGGCGGCCGTGGACCTGAGCATGGACGCGTGCAGGCTCTTCTCGCACAAGCTCAGGAAGGAGCTCTCGCACCTGCGGTCGGACGTCCTCCGGTGA
- the LOC120964107 gene encoding uncharacterized protein encodes MTYMDQEVDWFDSCDSDTWSVLWIDVFLLQLGYDSAVSKIDVYWSKPGKSLCDGLQLIACDAHIALMIAATVDHKNLVLLVDHGDTLESVTDDDVLVEGMPELPRVITPVKSAKGKENVDNFEKPEIATEMRCNYKKAKRFMSFGEGCSSRVPYREFEEEDGNCDSDESSAEDAGDSSDEHVDAEVETDEDFYESDYEVAQGDDDLFESNVDKDVDDHRQKEIVPDFEGELPEDALDDSHLNLSKEEGDKLRYKFSTFNPSSDLKAPTFRVGMLFGDMKELRLVVVAYSVRNRVKVEKIRNTTTKFEVVCKPGCTWYLKAGRDNRSTSIQIKKYLDNHTCTKAWDLKALTAPFLTAQFREEFRDNEKMPLRKFSDKVEQEFNMVAKRSKLGRARREAVKQIRGEDDDQYNMLWDYGQELRRTNPGSKFFVCTKEVFHDRTKETKDHFSTLYWSYDACKRGYLIFKSSFSVGAT; translated from the coding sequence ATGACCTACATGGATCAAGAAGTGGACTGGTTTGATAGCTGCGACAGTGATACTTGGTCAGTTCTATGGATTGATGTTTTTCTTCTCCAATTGGGCTATGACAGTGCTGTGTCCAAAATAGATGTGTATTGGAGCAAACCTGGAAAGTCTTTGTGTGATGGCCTTCAGTTAATTGCATGTGATGCACACATTGCCCTTATGATTGCTGCAACAGTGGATCACAAGAACTTGGTCTTGCTTGTAGACCATGGTGACACCCTGGAGTCAGTAACTGATGATGATGTGTTGGTAGAGGGGATGCCTGAGCTGCCAAGGGTTATTACTCCAGTTAAGTCGGCAAAGGGAAAAGAAAATGTGGACAACTTTGAGAAACCAGAAATTGCAACAGAGATGAGATGTAACTACAAGAAAGCAAAGAGATTCATGTCATTTGGTGAGGGCTGTAGCTCAAGGGTTCCATATCGAGAATTTgaggaagaagatggcaattgTGACAGTGATGAAAGTAGTGCTGAAGATGCAGGTGACAGTAGTGACGAACATGTAGATGCAGAAGTTGAAACTGATGAGGATTTCTATGAGAGTGATTACGAAGTAGCACAAGGTGATGATGATCTGTTTGAGAGCAATGTAGACAAAGATGTTGATGACCATAGACAGAAGGAGATTGTGCCTGACTTTGAAGGAGAACTTCCTGAAGATGCCCTAGATGACAGTCATCTGAACCTATCAAAAGAAGAAGGAGACAAGCTTAGATACAAATTCAGCACATTCAATCCATCCAGTGACCTTAAAGCACCAACTTTTAGAGTTGGCATGCTTTTTGGTGATATGAAAGAGCTAAGGCTTGTTGTGGTTGCATACAGTGTAAGAAACAGAGTAAAGGTTGAGAAGATAAGGAATACGACCACCAAATTTGAGGTAGTATGCAAGCCTGGATGTACTTGGTACTTGAAGGCGGGCAGAGATAACAGGAGTACTAGCATTCAGATAAAGAAATACCTTGACAATCACACATGCACCAAGGCTTGGGATCTGAAAGCTTTGACTGCACCATTCCTGACTGCACAATTCAGAGAAGAATTCAGAGACAATGAGAAGATGCCTTTGAGAAAGTTTTCAGATAAAGTGGAGCAGGAATTCAACATGGTTGCAAAGAGAAGTAAGCTGGGaagagcaagaagagaagcaGTTAAACAAATTCGAGGTGAAGATGATGACCAATACAATATGTTGTGGGACTATGGCCAAGAGCTTAGGAGGACTAACCCAGGAAGCAAGTTCTTCGTGTGCACTAAGGAGGTTTTTCATGATAGGACTAAagaaacaaaagaccacttctcAACCCTGTACTGGTCATATGATGCATGTAAGAGAGGGTACCTTATATTCAAGTCATCTTTCTCGGTGGGTGCCACATAA
- the LOC109743535 gene encoding small ribosomal subunit protein uS14 produces the protein MGHSNVWNSHPKNYGPGSRVCRVCGNSHGLIRKYGLMCCRQCFRSNAKDIGFIKYR, from the exons atgggaCACTCGAACGTCTGGAACTCGCACCCCAAGAACTACGGCCCCGGATCCAGGGTTTG CCGTGTCTGCGGCAACTCGCATGGCCTGATCCGCAAGTACGGGCTGATGTGCTGCAGGCAGTGCTTCCGCAGCAACGCCAAGGACATCGGCTTCATCAAG TACCGTTAA